One segment of Hippopotamus amphibius kiboko isolate mHipAmp2 chromosome 4, mHipAmp2.hap2, whole genome shotgun sequence DNA contains the following:
- the LOC130851456 gene encoding T-complex protein 1 subunit theta — protein sequence MALHVPKAPGFAQMLKEGAKHFSGLEEAVYRNIQACKELAQTTRTAYGPNGMNKMVINHLEKLFVTNDAATILRELEVQHPAAKMIVMASHMQEQEVGDGTNFVLVFAGALLELAEELLRLGLSVSEVIEGYEIACKKAHEILPDLVCCSAKNLRDVDEVSSLLHTSVMSKQYGNEVFLAKLIAQACVSIFPDSGHFNVDNIRVCKILGSGVHSSSVLHGMVFKKETEGDVTSVKDAKIAVYSCPFDGMITETKGTVLIKTAEELMNFSKGEENLMDAQVKAIADTGANVVVAGGKVADMALHYANKYNIMLVRLNSKWDLRRLCKTVGATTLPRLTPPVLEEMGHCDSVYLSEVGDTQVVVFKHEKEDGAISTIVLRGSTDNLMDDIERAVDDGVNTFKVLTRDKRLVPGGGATEIELAKQITSYGETCPGLEQYAIKKFAEAFEAIPRALAENSGVKANEVISKLYAVHQEGNKNVGLDIEAEVPAVKDMLEAGVLDTYLGKYWAIKLATNAAVTVLRVDQIIMAKPAGGPKPPSGRKDWDDDQND from the coding sequence ATGGCGCTGCACGTCCCCAAGGCCCCGGGCTTTGCCCAGATGCTCAAGGAGGGAGCGAAGCATTTTTCGGGATTAGAAGAGGCTGTGTACAGGAACATACAGGCTTGCAAGGAGCTTGCCCAAACAACGCGTACAGCATATGGACCAAATGGAATGAACAAAATGGTTATCAACCACCTGGAGAAGTTGTTTGTGACAAATGATGCAGCAACTATTTTAAGAGAGCTAGAAGTACAACATCCTGCTGCAAAAATGATTGTAATGGCCTCTCACATGCAAGAACAGGAGGTTGGAGATGGCACAAACTTTGTTCTGGTTTTTGCTGGAGCTCTTCTGGAATTAGCTGAAGAGCTTCTGAGACTTGGCCTATCAGTTTCAGAGGTCATAGAAGGTTATGAAATAGCCTGCAAAAAAGCCCATGAGATTCTTCCTGACTTGGTATGTTGTTCTGCAAAAAATCTTCGGGATGTTGATGAAGTGTCATCTCTACTTCATACCTCCGTAATGAGTAAACAATATGGTAATGAAGTGTTTCTGGCCAAGCTTATTGCTCAGGCATGTGTATCTATTTTTCCTGACTCTGGCCATTTCAATGTTGATAACATCAGAGTTTGTAAGATTCTGGGCTCTGGTGTCCATTCCTCTTCAGTATTGCATGGCATGGTTTTtaagaaggaaactgaaggtgATGTAACATCTGTCAAAGATGCAAAAATAGCAGTGTACTCTTGTCCTTTTGATGGCATGATAACAGAAACTAAGGGAACGGTACTGATAAAGACTGCTGAAGAATTGATGAATTTTAGTAAGGGAGAAGAAAATCTCATGGATGCACAAGTCAAAGCTATTGCTGATACTGGTGCAAATGTCGTGGTGGCAGGTGGCAAAGTGGCAGACATGGCTCTTCATTATGCAAACAAGTACAATATCATGTTGGTGAGGCTGAACTCAAAATGGGATCTCAGGAGATTATGTAAAACAGTTGGTGCTACAACTCTTCCTAGATTGACTCCTCCTGTCCTTGAAGAAATGGGACATTGTGACAGTGTTTACCTGTCAGAGGTTGGAGATACGCAGGTGGTGGTTTTTAAGCATGAAAAGGAAGATGGTGCCATTTCTACCATAGTGCTTCGAGGCTCTACAGACAATCTGATGGATGATATAGAGAGGGCAGTAGATGATGGTGTTAATACTTTCAAAGTTCTCACAAGGGATAAACGTCTTGTACCCGGAGGTGGAGCAACAGAAATTGAGTTAGCCAAACAGATCACATCATATGGAGAGACATGCCCTGGACTTGAACAGTATGCCATTAAGAAGTTTGCTGAGGCATTTGAAGCTATTCCCCGGGCACTGGCGGAAAACTCTGGAGTTAAGGCCAATGAAGTAATCTCTAAACTTTATGCAGTACatcaagaaggaaataaaaatgttggaTTAGATATTGAGGCTGAAGTTCCTGCTGTAAAGGACATGTTGGAAGCTGGTGTTCTAGATACTTACCTGGGAAAGTACTGGGCTATCAAACTGGCTACTAATGCTGCTGTCACTGTACTTAGAGTGGATCAGATCATCATGGCAAAACCAGCTGGTGGGCCCAAGCCTCCAAGTGGGAGGAAAGACTGGGATGATGACCAGAATGACTGA